A stretch of Aedes aegypti strain LVP_AGWG chromosome 2, AaegL5.0 Primary Assembly, whole genome shotgun sequence DNA encodes these proteins:
- the LOC5571253 gene encoding tolloid-like protein 1, producing MLSLMVRCSWWNLRWSLVLMVMVAMIKVECVQRSYTVDELLQSTFPIGISNDIDMDPCKSRGFMGDIALPNVNYESEFHKQRLRQKEEEEMLKREIEEGLQVEAEGLTTGAAPVSTGRHPSDKRSGSELVNRSPKMNVNKSVKYRKRHNKRPIKDSDRSDGGARSSDSRKVGRRSMGHKPITPRKMRRSKGKQANRVLHRSTRAATAKKERIWDFGVIPYEIDGNFSGMHKALFKQAMRHWENHTCIKFVERDPEVHPNFIVFTERPCGCCSFVGKRGNGPQAISIGKNCDKFGIVVHELGHVVGFWHEHTRPDREDHVVIEKHNIMVGQEYNFNKLTEDEVNSLGQPYDYFSIMHYARNTFSKGTYLDTILPVDMPGQKRPEIGQRLRLSEGDIIQANLLYKCAKCGRTFQDHSGSFTSPSYYSKTPPIEPERCEWRITATHGEQIVLNITDLDIFKSDNCRTDYLEIRDGYWHKSPLLGKFCGSGRNSNLIVSTGSRMLLNFVTSFRQAGKRGFAANYEAVCGGEIHLDSSGGRLESPNYPADYLPNKECVWKITVPEDYQVAIKFQSFEVENHDSCAYDYVEIRDGDEEDSREIGIFCGYKLPPDMRSSGNTMLVKFFSDGSVQKAGFLATLVREVDECERMEHSCEHECINTLGGYECGCQIGYELHSDRKSCEKACGGILSQRSGTVVSPSFPREYPAMKDCAWEIVASRTHKITLNFTHFDLEGNVFYQPSECDYDAVTIYSRIGEEALKKHGTYCGSKLPPVITSESHILRLEFRSDKTVQKTGFAAVFFTDIDECAVNNGGCQHECKNTVGSYVCLCRNGYILHENGHDCKEGGCKFEITAPTGQIFSPNYPDDYPAKKDCIWHFTTAPGHRIKLVFSIFDVELHQECAYDNVAIYDGDSQDSYILGRFCGAKLPHPISSTSNEMYMVFNTDASVQRKGFFATHTTACGGYLQATYEINHFYSHVSYGDGVYDNGVDCEWTIEADPGRKVQLTFLTFDLEEEKTCSYDYVELASGFDDTASGQLQGKYCGNRLPAEVISMSEVIVVRFRSDDTVGFKGFSAAYVAINPYDDDELSTAEDTYESNEQAAPFPGSLRSMFISQDEYDADDDDAAGEDDADYAAYHHRRHHHKSKVQLGVHNGLGAAQKTTD from the coding sequence ATGTTGTCCTTGATGGTTCGttgttcctggtggaatctgaGATGGAGCTTGGTGTTGATGGTGATGGTGGCGATGATCAAGGTGGAATGCGTGCAGCGATCTTACACAGTTGATGAGCTACTTCAAAGTACCTTCCCGATTGGGATATCTAACGATATTGATATGGACCCGTGCAAGTCAAGGGGGTTCATGGGTGATATTGCACTGCCGAATGTGAACTATGAGAGTGAATTCCATAAACAAAGACTGAGACAAAAAGAGGAGGAAGAGATGCTAAAAAGAGAGATCGAGGAAGGTCTACAGGTAGAAGCAGAAGGGCTAACTACGGGGGCAGCACCTGTTTCAACGGGTAGACATCCTAGCGATAAGAGAAGTGGTAGTGAGCTCGTGAATCGATCACCGAAGATGAATGTAAACAAAAGTGTAAAATACAGGAAACGACACAATAAACGGCCAATAAAGGACAGCGATCGTAGTGACGGTGGAGCAAGATCATCGGATTCTCGGAAAGTGGGGCGGCGAAGTATGGGTCATAAACCGATTACGCCACGTAAAATGCGACGATCGAAGGGTAAACAAGCTAATCGAGTGCTACACAGATCAACTCGAGCAGCGACGGCAAAAAAGGAACGAATCTGGGACTTTGGTGTGATCCCATACGAGATTGATGGTAACTTCAGTGGTATGCATAAGGCTCTCTTCAAACAGGCCATGCGCCACTGGGAGAACCATACGTGCATCAAATTTGTTGAGCGCGATCCAGAAGTTCATCCTAACTTCATTGTGTTCACGGAACGACCATGTGGCTGTTGCTCGTTCGTTGGCAAACGAGGAAACGGACCTCAGGCGATCTCGATCGGTAAGAACTGCGACAAGTTTGGCATTGTGGTACATGAACTCGGTCACGTGGTAGGGTTTTGGCACGAACACACCCGCCCAGATCGTGAAGATCACGTTGTCATAGAAAAGCATAACATCATGGTCGGTCAGGAATACAACTTCAACAAACTCACCGAAGATGAAGTCAACTCATTGGGCCAGCCTTACGATTATTTCTCGATCATGCACTACGCTAGGAATACGTTCTCCAAGGGCACTTACTTGGACACTATCCTGCCTGTTGATATGCCAGGGCAAAAACGTCCAGAAATCGGTCAACGCCTGAGATTAAGCGAAGGCGACATCATCCAAGCAAACCTATTGTACAAATGCGCTAAGTGCGGCCGCACATTCCAAGATCACTCGGGGTCCTTCACGTCCCCTAGCTACTACTCGAAAACGCCTCCCATCGAACCGGAGCGCTGCGAGTGGCGAATAACAGCAACTCACGGAGAGCAGATCGTGCTCAACATAACCGATCTGGATATTTTCAAGTCCGATAACTGCCGTACTGATTACCTGGAGATTCGAGACGGCTACTGGCACAAGTCTCCTTTGTTGGGGAAGTTTTGCGGGTCAGGTCGAAACAGCAATCTCATAGTATCCACAGGGAGCCGAATGCTGCTCAATTTTGTAACGAGTTTCCGTCAGGCTGGTAAGCGTGGATTTGCCGCTAACTATGAAGCTGTTTGTGGCGGCGAAATTCATCTGGACAGCAGTGGTGGTCGTCTGGAGTCACCGAACTACCCCGCAGATTATCTCCCTAACAAGGAATGCGTTTGGAAGATTACCGTACCGGAGGACTACCAAGTGGCGATCAAGTTTCAATCTTTCGAAGTAGAAAATCACGATAGCTGCGCGTACGACTACGTTGAAATTCGTGACGGGGATGAGGAAGATTCTAGAGAGATTGGAATCTTTTGTGGTTATAAGCTGCCACCGGATATGAGATCATCTGGGAACACCATGCTAGTGAAGTTCTTTTCGGACGGTTCGGTGCAGAAAGCTGGATTCTTGGCAACGTTGGTTCGGGAGGTGGACGAATGCGAACGAATGGAGCATAGCTGCGAACATGAATGTATTAATACGCTCGGTGGATACGAGTGCGGTTGTCAAATCGGATATGAACTGCATAGCGATCGCAAGTCCTGTGAAAAGGCATGTGGAGGAATTCTTTCGCAAAGAAGTGGTACCGTCGTTTCACCATCTTTCCCCAGAGAATACCCGGCGATGAAGGATTGCGCTTGGGAGATTGTTGCATCTCGGACGCATAAAATTACACTTAATTTTACTCATTTTGACTTGGAAGGGAACGTATTCTATCAACCATCGGAGTGCGATTACGATGCTGTTACAATATATTCCAGGATCGGCGAAGAAGCATTGAAAAAGCATGGGACGTATTGTGGCTCGAAACTTCCGCCGGTGATCACTTCAGAGAGTCACATTCTTCGGTTGGAGTTCCGTTCGGATAAGACAGTGCAGAAGACTGGGTTCGCAGCAGTTTTTTTCACGGACATCGATGAGTGCGCCGTCAACAACGGAGGTTGTCAGCATGAATGTAAGAATACGGTGGGATCGTATGTTTGTTTATGTCGAAATGGCTACATATTGCACGAAAACGGCCATGACTGTAAGGAAGGCGGCTGTAAGTTTGAGATAACAGCCCCAACTGGACAAATCTTCAGTCCAAACTATCCGGATGACTATCCAGCGAAAAAGGATTGCATCTGGCATTTCACGACCGCTCCTGGTCACCGGATCAAACTTGTGTTCAGCATCTTCGACGTCGAGCTTCATCAGGAGTGCGCGTATGACAACGTTGCAATTTATGACGGTGATTCCCAGGATAGCTACATACTTGGTCGATTCTGTGGAGCAAAGCTTCCTCATCCGATATCGTCTACATCGAACGAGATGTACATGGTGTTCAACACGGACGCTAGTGTCCAACGTAAGGGTTTCTTTGCTACTCACACCACGGCTTGCGGAGGGTATCTGCAAGCCACCTACGAAATCAACCACTTTTACTCTCACGTAAGTTACGGCGATGGAGTTTATGATAATGGCGTCGACTGCGAGTGGACTATTGAAGCTGATCCTGGCCGCAAAGTTCAATTGACTTTCCTTACATTTGATCTGGAAGAGGAGAAAACGTGCTCGTACGATTACGTTGAACTAGCGAGTGGATTCGACGATACCGCCAGCGGACAACTGCAGGGCAAGTACTGCGGTAATCGTCTGCCAGCGGAGGTAATTTCGATGAGCGAAGTCATTGTCGTAAGGTTCCGCTCCGACGATACGGTTGGCTTCAAGGGCTTCTCTGCGGCGTACGTTGCCATCAATCCATATGACGATGATGAACTTTCTACGGCCGAAGATACGTACGAAAGCAATGAGCAGGCCGCACCGTTTCCGGGTTCGTTAAGAAGTATGTTCATCAGTCAGGATGAATACGAtgcagatgatgatgatgcggCCGGGGAAGACGATGCGGACTATGCTGCGTATCACCATCGGAGGCATCATCATAAAAGTAAAGTGCAATTGGGGGTTCACAACGGGTTGGGAGCGGCTCAAAAGACGACAGATTGA